In Sphingobacteriaceae bacterium, the following proteins share a genomic window:
- a CDS encoding PAS domain-containing sensor histidine kinase, translating into MKIKTKLSLGLGLLLALIVVLAVIGARQVNVLSADTKNILDANYNTLDYARRMLVVLDEVDTDSSAANKFMEDLNKQENNITEEGEKELTDKLAKDFKDLKNNPTKEIRYTFIRKDLTDIMFLNMLAIERKSNIAKKTAADSTIWIALTGTFCFLIAFTLFLNLPGTIANPIKELTASIREIADMNYSERVHFEEHNEFGELANSFNSMAKKLEEYNNSNLSNLMMEKKRIETLINNMHDPVIGLDEKKMILFANNEACRILGVKPGKLIGKPAHDVAIVNDLMRALVKELLNSEDQLEDKKPMKIYADNKESYFEKEIIEISVTPTGETEAKHIGHFIVLKNITPFKELDFAKSNFIATISHELKTPISAIKVGLQLLENKKTGEINEEQQQLISSIKDDSNRLLKITGELLNLSQVETGNIQLNIQASDPIQILNYALEAVKIPADQKKIKLKVRANEKLPMVKADNEKTAWVLINLLTNAIRYSKEESEILIDIKQNQNRVFFSVKDFGKGIEQKYKDKIFTRYFQVPGTGKSGTGLGLSISKEFIEGQGGEIMVESSVGEGSTFSFFLNS; encoded by the coding sequence ATGAAAATAAAAACAAAATTAAGTCTTGGATTAGGGTTATTGCTTGCACTCATAGTTGTTCTTGCAGTGATCGGCGCCCGTCAGGTTAACGTTTTGTCGGCTGACACTAAAAATATTTTAGACGCTAATTACAACACTTTGGATTATGCGCGCAGAATGTTGGTGGTGTTAGACGAAGTGGATACAGACTCTTCTGCCGCTAACAAATTTATGGAAGATTTGAATAAACAGGAAAACAATATAACCGAAGAAGGTGAAAAAGAACTGACGGACAAACTCGCAAAAGATTTTAAGGATCTTAAAAATAATCCTACTAAGGAAATACGCTATACATTTATAAGAAAAGACTTAACCGACATTATGTTTTTAAACATGCTGGCCATTGAACGTAAAAGCAACATTGCAAAAAAAACCGCGGCAGACTCTACCATTTGGATTGCCTTAACCGGCACTTTCTGCTTTCTCATAGCCTTTACTTTATTTTTAAATCTTCCGGGTACGATAGCAAATCCTATAAAAGAGCTTACAGCAAGTATAAGAGAAATTGCAGATATGAATTATAGTGAACGTGTGCATTTTGAAGAACACAATGAGTTCGGTGAACTGGCAAATTCCTTTAACAGTATGGCAAAGAAACTTGAAGAGTATAATAATAGTAACCTTTCCAATTTAATGATGGAAAAAAAACGTATTGAAACACTCATTAATAATATGCACGATCCGGTTATTGGATTAGATGAAAAGAAAATGATTTTATTTGCCAATAACGAGGCCTGTCGTATTCTGGGCGTGAAACCCGGGAAACTTATAGGGAAGCCTGCTCACGATGTTGCCATTGTAAATGATCTTATGAGAGCATTGGTAAAGGAGTTACTTAACTCAGAAGATCAACTTGAAGATAAAAAGCCAATGAAAATCTATGCGGATAATAAAGAAAGTTATTTTGAAAAAGAGATTATTGAGATTTCGGTGACACCTACCGGTGAAACAGAAGCAAAACATATTGGACACTTTATTGTGCTTAAAAATATTACTCCGTTTAAAGAACTTGATTTTGCAAAGAGCAATTTTATTGCCACGATTTCACATGAATTAAAAACGCCTATTTCTGCTATTAAGGTTGGTTTGCAATTGTTGGAGAATAAAAAAACCGGCGAGATCAACGAAGAGCAGCAACAACTCATTAGCAGTATTAAAGACGATAGCAATCGCCTTTTAAAAATCACAGGTGAGCTCTTAAATTTATCGCAGGTAGAAACAGGAAACATCCAGTTAAATATTCAGGCCAGCGATCCCATTCAAATTTTGAATTACGCTTTGGAAGCCGTTAAAATTCCAGCGGATCAGAAAAAAATAAAACTTAAAGTAAGAGCAAACGAGAAATTACCAATGGTAAAAGCAGATAATGAAAAAACTGCCTGGGTACTTATAAACCTCTTAACAAATGCGATTCGTTATTCGAAAGAAGAAAGTGAAATTTTAATTGATATTAAACAAAATCAAAATAGGGTTTTTTTCTCGGTAAAAGATTTCGGAAAAGGTATTGAACAGAAATACAAGGATAAGATTTTTACCAGATATTTCCAGGTGCCAGGAACCGGTAAGTCCGGCACAGGCCTTGGTCTGTCGATCAGCAAAGAATTTATCGAAGGTCAGGGTGGTGAAATTATGGTGGAGAGTAGTGTGGGAGAAGGAAGTACATTTAGCTTTTTTTTAAACTCATAA